CTACTGAAGTAGCCAAGTTTAAGATTAGTACCGCTGAATTGGCTTGCAGGCACGGAGTAATTAATATAATCGGCAAGCTTTACAGCTACCTCGACGACGTGAAGGCTCGTCGTCggaggttttttttttaatttctttacaCCGATCGATCGAATCAATCAATCGGGCATTATGCATGCCCGTCGAGCTCCGCGCGCGGCAGCTAGCACACGCTCCGTCGTCTGATGACACGATCTTTGCGCTTTGCTACTCGATCGATCGTTATAAAACGGAAATGTTGTCTTTACATGCGAGGTTCGCTGTCGGCTGTCGCAGAGTGTCACGCGCAAACTCACGACACTAATGCCTGTATCTGTATGTACGTAATCACGCGCGAGCAGAGTGGTAAAGGGCCatcaaatttaatttagataGTCTAAGGATCGGATTCTAAAAAAATCAGACTCTAATcatatacaattttgagctaaaaattaAAGAGCCAAATTAGAATGTGAAGTGATCACTAGAGTTATAGCCTATTACCACCCCTACGCGCGAGTCATGATCCAGCCACGGAGGCATCGGCAGCTTCACCTGCTTGGCTGCTTGCTTCTTGGAATACCGAATCATCAACTCATGGAAGAGACggcactctttttttttctttcttaaaCATGAAATCAATGCAGAAACAAGAAATCCGAGATAGTGCTGCTAGGCAGATAGGCGCACAGGATCTTAATTAGCTATTGCTATCGTGCTATGCCATCATCACCAGTTCCAGACCTGTATTGGGCACGCTGTTCTGTGTTTGGGCCGTCTGGGCTCCAAAGCTAATTAACTGATCTGCCTTCTGTTtcttccaaaattttacaactTCACCATTGTTCACAATTCTATACAAAAATTGTTTTATAATTTTATTGCAACCCATGTAAAGAATATTAGTTATTTTCCCATATTTTTTTGGAAAGTATTTTGGCACCATAAAAATTCAGATAATTTTTTAAAGTAGCCTAATTTGGTgaatttaattttaaaaatgTAAAGGTACATGTACAGTTTTAAGCAAAATATGTTCATCACTATTTTTCTATCACTAGAAAACATTTCATTAACTAgaaagcatgtggcgcgactcagccttgCCACGTTAGGACCGCTGGCACGCGTGTACCAGCGTGGCAGTTTGATCACGCCGAAGCATGTGGCGTGACCCTTCAGGGAGTCGCGCCACGAGATTTGGCGCGACCAAAAGGGCTAGTTCTTGGAAATTTAGATCTGTATgtgttattattaaaatattaaattaaaaaggattaaaataaaaaaaaattcagcaaatgATAACCCTGGAGTTGAGTTTAAATCAAAAGAAGTTGTGCCAGATTATCTTTGGTCTTCAATAATCATATTGTGAAGAATAATGCATGGCtgcatgatttttttcaatATGTACCCTTTTCCACTTACGTGCCGGACATCAACAATATTAAATCAAGATTGCAATACTCCGAATGCACATTCAATATCCTTTTTTGCACTTGTGCAAacaacttgtctttttcattttgAGACACCGTTATAACAAAGTCACTCCACTCTAGATAAATTCCATCAGCAAGATAGTAACCATTATTATATTGTGTCCCATTGACAGAGAAGTGCACTTGAGGCGCTTCACCCTTCAGTGCTTGTATGAACAAAGGTGAGTGGTTTAATACGTTGATGTCATTGTTAGCCCCAACAATGCTAAAATAACCATGCCATACCCGAAGATCATGTGTAGCCACAACCTCAAGAATCATTGTAGGAGCACCCTTGTCACCACGAGTGTATTGTCCTCTCCATGCAATAGAATAATTTTTCCACGCCCAATGCATACAATCAATACTTCCTAGCATGCCAGAAAAACCTCGAGACTTATTGAATTGTAGTATGCCTCTGTTTCTTGAACTGAGGGGGGGGGGCGCAAAAACTCTGGACCGAACGTTGAAGGTAATTCGGATTGCATCGTCAGTTGAGTTCAGATCTGATCTATGGACCATAGGAGGAGAACAGCTAAGTATAAAAGCAGGAGGCACTGACAACCATGTCAGGGTAGCAGCAATTGAACCTGGAGCAGCCTGTAATTCCGGCACCGACGGCGGAGGAGACGCCTGCTGCGCTGCCGTCATCTTCGATCGAGGAGCCATGCTCTCGGGCTGGGGCAGCGGGGAGGCCGGGAGGGGCGTGGAGGGCAGAGGCGACGAGGACAGGCGCCGTTTGGGGCAGCAGCAGGGGGAGCCATGTGCTCTGCCCGTGGTGCAGGTTGCCGCCGTGAGCTGGGTGGTGGAGGGATGGTGTGAATTGAGATCGATGACCCTGATCTGTTCCTGATTCATGTACATCTGGAGGGAACATAGGAGGATGCATCATGGAACCACGGAAAAATTTGTTTAGCTTCGCGCTAGAATTGATTTCACGCACGAAGGAGGGGGAAGACGATTTGGTGCAGCGGATCCACGGTCCACGGCAGAGGCGGAGCTCCCATGCGGCacggtggggcagctgccccacctaCCGCCGGAGTAGCACCACTAGAACCCCGCCTATCTTCCTCCcatccggcgaggcggcgagcatggagcgcggcgaggcggcgagcatggagcgcggcgtcgcggcggcgtggtcgtaTCCTCCGCTCCATGACAGGGAGAGAAGAACGGCCTGGTTAGCCCAATAGGCCGGCCCAAGTACAAGTGGAACTAGTTCCCCAAAAGCCAAATCCCCGCAACCCCGCTCGCATCCGCCGCGCCTCCGGCGGTCCGGCCTCCGCAGCGGCGCAGCCTaccaccgcgccgcccgccgcctccactAGAGCGTCGTCGCGTGGAGCTGCAGGCCTGCAGCCGCTCGCGGCCCCGGCCATCTGCCCCTCCGGGCTCCGGCCCTGAGCTGCGCGGCACCGGCCCAAGCGTCGGTGGGAGGTTGCTCTGATGGAGTAGGAATTGGTGGGGGATGTTGGTCGCAGCGATGCCGGCGAGCCGATGACAGGCGCGGATCACCGCCGCagcgctccgcctccgccctccagcccgccgcgccacgccgccgcccactgcCGCAGCGCTCCGCGCCCGAGCGCCCACGGTGCCACCCACCGCCGGTGCATGCCGGTGCCACGCCGCAGGCAAGCTTCCGGTGACGCCGAGTAcgaccggcgaggcggcgacttTGCCTTTCCTCGCTGCCCCAGCTAGAATTTtgggcgagctccgccactggtCCACGGAGAGGAAAAAAATCGCCCGCCGAAACAACGATGGGCATACAACCATGCCAAGTCGTCTCATAGAGCGAAAAAAATCGTTGATGAGCCGGTTGTTTGAGGAGAGAACggattttctctctctcctcttcctctctcctccacctcagcaAAAGTCCTACGTGACTGTGCATGAGATAACTTATCAGACTGCTGACATGTAACAATGTACCTGCCTTCAAATAAAGATTTTTCTTTAATTTATCTCAACCACCTATTTCCACACACCGTTCTACAAAATGGGAGTTTATAACTTACCCGCTAATCTTTTAAAACTGCTGTGTGCGCGCACGCCTCTTGTTTTTCATAATTCATTAGTTTTTTCCAAGAAAAAAATCCTGTGAATTTTTTATATTCTTTTGGGTGATACTCTTGCTAAATAATTTTGTGGCAGATTGGAGGAACTTTTTTTGGAACAAAAAAGAAATgatgaaaaaatttcaaaaaaggtTATGGAAAATTTTGGTCCAAAAAATAAAGTTTAGTAAGTCCCTCCTTTGGATATTTatcaataatttttttgttataatttttctcAAGTTGGTTATCCATTTTTGGATTGAAAAGGACATGGGCTTTACTCCAGACCACGCGTGACTAAAAAGTAAAGTAGAACAGAAAAATGATTATGTTGACTAAATTCATGGTGTATGCGTGTGCCAAATCAGCATGGTCCTTAGCTTTTTTATATacttggtgttggtgttggaTGATCCATGATGAGAACTGACACATTGTTTTCTTTTCGAGGTCATTTCTTTGCGACGGTTTCTAATATTGAAAATTCTGCATTCATCTGACTTTTTACACATGCCCTAAGCCTAAATAGGTACTCTACTCACTGAGTCATTGTTTCACTCTCTACGTGCTCCTTCACCTCCTCCTTTCCTCTTATTCCAGTCCCTTAAAGGCCAAAACTGTTGCCATGGTGCTACTCCAGTCCTAGGTCACAAGTCCCAACCTTCTACTTCCCGTTGCTCCTTCATAGGTAGCCTCACCATGACCATGCCATCGTCGGCACTCATTCAGGTTGAAGCTGAGGAGAGGAGATACACGGATGCCAATATCTAGCTGCTCATTAGTGCCATGTGAAAAAAAACTTAAGgcccaaaatgtcaatttaacaaaaaaaattaaattcgaAAGTTTTATCCTTGAGTATAAAAAGGTTTATCCTTGAGTATAAAATGACAAGTTCTTTAGTTGAAAGTTGAAGGAGTGCAAACCCCTGTGTTTCGCACAAACTGTGGACCAGGCTACATTTTGTATTTCATTGGATAGGGTTGCCATGAGTATTGAACATATATTATTGCCCAGGCCAAATAAGCAATGCCTCCCCTGCCTTCGGCCCGGTCCAGCAGCTGTTTTTCCCCGGGCTGTAGTAGGGCTAGGCCAACAAGGCCACAGTAATTGACGGCCCAGCCCGTCAGGTTGATCCGTGGTCATCGACCTAGAGTACcataacagaaaaaaaaaagaacagaaaACGCTGACCATATATGATGGTCGATTGCAGCTACGCCAAGGTGGTTTGGAACGAACATCCTCAACTCCTCACAACCACTGACGCTGCCAAGAGAGATCAAAACTTGGTGGTTGCAGCTGATCATTCAGACAGGCGCAGCGCAAATGTGATAACAAAGCAATGGAACGCGAGCCAACTCGATCATTTCCATCGTCAAGCACGACTTGCAGAACTACGTGACTAACCTCATGCTACCAATTGCCGGGTGGGCTACAGTTGTGAAAAACCACCAACCGTGCATCTCAAATACAAGGCGGGGGGTTCACCTTTCCTAGAGGATACATAAAGGGGGTGATCCACTTTTGCTTTACATGCAAAACGCTGGTTGAAGCGTGTTAAATTCATAATCTACATCCATAGCGACTGTTGGAGAAATAATTGTTCATCTTTGGATGGTATGCAGGTGATGGTATTTTCTGATGCCGGGAAAATGTGCAAATTCCTACCAAGCATGACAGGCAACATGTGCATATTCAAAATCATATCCCTTCAAAAGGAAAGGCAATCGCTATATATAAACCATTCTCAAATCCAACAATTCTCGATCTTGATCTAGAGTCGCACGATTCAGATCCAATGACGCATGTCCTTTCTTCGTCCTCCGAGTTCTCCTCATggttcttctctttgtttgatTTGGGGGCGCCAAAGCCCACTCTTCCACCTCTAGCCCTCCTAACTGCCTTGTGGCGTCTTTGTTGCCTGCCAGCTCAGCCATTGCCCCCTTCACCCTCCAAAAGCTTCACCACCAAAATGAATGTCATCCGTTGGTGTATTTAGATCTGATGACTAGAAACATCCGGTACAAAGAAAAATACAAGTTCCCGCCAAGCGTAACAGTCCAAATGCGCACATTCAAGCACGTGCCACTTAACAAAAAGGCAACTACCGATATGCCATCAAATCCAACGGTTTCTCGATCTTCGTCTAGAATCGCATGAGCGGGATCCAACGACGCAtgtcctttcttcctcctccgtctCCCTTCGTCTTCCTCACCGCTCCCACTCTCCATTCGATTTGAGCACGCCGGCTCTTCTGACTGTAGCCCTCCATCGGCAGTCCCAACCTGATAGTGTCTTTGTTGCCAGCtaagccaccgccgcctccgctgtgcTAACCCCTCCTAAGCAAAGCTTCATCGCTGGTACAAATGGGATCCATTGCTACTTTCCAATTCCTTGAAAAACATAGCGCgtgagaagccaaagaaagatgCCAAATATGCATCGTACCGCAGGAATGTCCAACTGGCCGTTATCTTGGGTGCTGGCGCGCCTCATTAAACCCTGGCCGGCGCCGAACTGAAACGCCTCTGGGCT
This window of the Panicum virgatum strain AP13 chromosome 1K, P.virgatum_v5, whole genome shotgun sequence genome carries:
- the LOC120656739 gene encoding uncharacterized protein LOC120656739; its protein translation is MYMNQEQIRVIDLNSHHPSTTQLTAATCTTGRAHGSPCCCPKRRLSSSPLPSTPLPASPLPQPESMAPRSKMTAAQQASPPPSVPELQAAPGSIAATLTWLSVPPAFILSCSPPMVHRSDLNSTDDAIRITFNVRSRVFAPPPLSSRNRGILQFNKSRGFSGMLGSIDCMHWAWKNYSIAWRGQYTRGDKGAPTMILEVVATHDLRVWHGYFSIVGANNDINVLNHSPLFIQALKGEAPQVHFSVNGTQYNNGYYLADGIYLEWSDFVITVSQNEKDKLFAQVQKRILNVHSEYCNLDLILLMSGT